Proteins from a genomic interval of Nostoc sp. TCL240-02:
- a CDS encoding methyltransferase, producing the protein MNPTTSITIQKPKTDELLLWNLIFADTGRQVLLVAYDIKLFALLSQQPCTLAEICQELKIFQRPAEAILAVLVSIELVGIENNFYSLTPLATDYLVESSPTYFGALLEMMIFDERKHISSFDNFKKSLFTNNLSGKKVMESLSKNHDFMRAITFGNNVKFIRSFISSMHGPSMAAALIWPELIDLSEYKLFIDIGGGSAAHSIGATLKWPNLQAVVLELPTVCEIAQEFIIHYGLQNRIATQEFDIWSDPFPVGNVHFYSAIYHHWQQDKCQILTKKSFNSLLSGGRIILHEMLFNEQKTGPFPVAVKNLNISLKLGGQQYSGQELSMMLEQAGFIDIEIKPASSYWSIITGRKS; encoded by the coding sequence ATGAATCCAACTACATCTATAACAATTCAAAAACCCAAAACTGACGAACTATTATTATGGAATCTTATTTTTGCAGATACAGGTCGTCAAGTATTACTCGTTGCTTATGACATCAAACTATTCGCTCTTCTATCTCAACAACCATGCACTTTAGCAGAAATTTGTCAGGAACTAAAAATTTTTCAACGTCCAGCAGAAGCTATTTTAGCAGTTCTCGTATCTATTGAATTAGTAGGAATAGAAAATAATTTTTATTCACTTACTCCTCTTGCTACAGACTATTTGGTCGAAAGTAGTCCCACATATTTTGGTGCTCTATTAGAAATGATGATCTTTGACGAACGCAAGCATATATCCTCATTTGATAATTTTAAAAAGTCTTTATTTACCAATAATTTATCTGGTAAAAAGGTGATGGAATCTTTGAGTAAAAATCATGATTTTATGCGTGCCATCACCTTTGGTAATAATGTTAAATTTATCCGTAGCTTTATCTCTAGTATGCATGGGCCAAGTATGGCGGCTGCATTAATTTGGCCAGAACTCATCGATTTATCTGAATATAAATTGTTTATTGATATTGGTGGAGGTTCGGCGGCTCATTCAATTGGTGCAACGTTAAAATGGCCGAATTTGCAAGCCGTTGTTCTCGAACTACCTACAGTATGCGAAATAGCTCAGGAATTTATCATACATTATGGCTTGCAGAATCGGATTGCAACACAAGAATTTGATATATGGAGTGATCCTTTTCCCGTAGGCAATGTTCATTTTTATAGTGCTATTTATCATCATTGGCAACAAGATAAATGTCAGATTCTCACAAAAAAAAGCTTTAATAGCTTATTGAGTGGAGGGCGGATTATCCTCCATGAAATGCTATTTAACGAACAAAAAACAGGCCCTTTCCCAGTAGCAGTTAAAAACCTAAATATATCTTTAAAGCTGGGAGGTCAACAATATTCAGGTCAGGAATTATCAATGATGTTGGAACAAGCAGGTTTTATCGACATTGAAATTAAACCAGCTTCGAGTTACTGGAGCATCATTACTGGTCGTAAATCCTAA
- a CDS encoding 3-oxoacyl-ACP synthase III family protein: MILQPVGIRAIALNFPRTIRTNDYYRNNFPQMVAEAEQKTLARLFVTDNSTDIWSQEVAPYMSDPFRGTVERRVVSPDETSLSLEYQAAIDVLQAAKLQPEDIDLMLVTSLFPEQVTPGNAAFLAGKLGLSSAAWNIESTCTSVLVSLQTACSLVRTGEYRNVLVVVSSTYSRYTDENDTLAFLSGDAAGAFIVGELQPNQGILGTKIANTAATCGAFYNEFTTDEQGNIRMFIRGGKGASKMFNETTVKFIRLCCHGAIAAADVSLDQIDFFAFNTPSAWYSQVCTRALGINPERTINLNPFYANIGPTFPVANLYHAAQAGKIRENDLVLVYTMGSSSNAGASVMRWGDVALGTPPAPPLSLSLHNQKILIPSALSH, encoded by the coding sequence ATGATTTTACAACCAGTTGGCATTCGAGCGATCGCCCTGAATTTTCCTCGCACCATCCGCACCAACGATTATTACAGAAATAATTTTCCCCAGATGGTGGCGGAAGCTGAACAAAAAACCTTGGCTAGGTTGTTTGTCACAGATAATTCTACAGATATCTGGTCACAGGAAGTAGCCCCTTATATGTCCGATCCCTTTCGCGGTACTGTTGAACGGCGAGTAGTCAGCCCAGATGAAACCTCTTTATCTCTAGAATATCAAGCAGCGATTGATGTTCTGCAAGCAGCAAAACTACAGCCCGAAGATATCGACTTGATGCTTGTAACTTCGTTATTTCCCGAACAAGTCACACCAGGAAATGCAGCTTTTCTCGCCGGTAAATTAGGATTATCCAGCGCAGCTTGGAATATAGAATCAACCTGCACATCTGTATTAGTTTCCCTCCAAACAGCCTGTTCTCTAGTCCGAACGGGAGAATATCGCAATGTATTAGTGGTTGTTTCCTCTACATATTCCCGTTATACCGATGAGAATGATACCCTCGCCTTCTTGTCAGGCGATGCAGCTGGAGCATTTATTGTGGGTGAACTCCAACCCAATCAAGGAATTTTGGGAACTAAAATTGCCAATACCGCTGCCACTTGTGGAGCCTTTTATAACGAATTCACCACCGATGAACAAGGAAACATCAGAATGTTCATTCGGGGAGGTAAGGGCGCAAGTAAGATGTTTAACGAGACAACCGTAAAATTTATTCGTCTATGTTGTCACGGAGCGATCGCAGCTGCTGATGTCAGCTTAGATCAAATTGACTTTTTTGCTTTTAACACACCCAGCGCTTGGTATTCGCAGGTTTGCACCCGTGCATTAGGGATTAATCCAGAACGGACTATTAACCTGAATCCCTTCTACGCCAATATTGGCCCAACCTTCCCCGTAGCCAATCTCTACCACGCCGCCCAAGCGGGTAAAATCCGGGAAAACGATTTAGTTCTCGTTTATACAATGGGTTCCTCATCCAATGCAGGTGCTAGCGTCATGCGTTGGGGCGATGTTGCATTAGGAACTCCACCCGCTCCCCCCTTAAGCCTTTCCCTACACAATCAGAAAATTCTCATTCCTAGTGCTTTGTCTCATTAA